One stretch of Microplitis mediator isolate UGA2020A chromosome 9, iyMicMedi2.1, whole genome shotgun sequence DNA includes these proteins:
- the LOC130675202 gene encoding uncharacterized protein LOC130675202 isoform X1, whose protein sequence is MCPKGEESWCSYQRAEARGELDTYSHDYSPLPSDVLKAIKPIYEGLSNENLLSRCVGGFNQNNNESFNQLVWKICPKTVNTSFTVVQIAAYVAMCIFNEGINSLLVLMNTLGLNCGPNSHRYAERMDAARIKVADKRANDNTREGRLQRRHQQINILEAAMTAEELLYGPGIDDSV, encoded by the exons atgtgtccaaaaggcgaagaatcttggtgctcttaccagcgcgctgaagcaagaggagagcttgatacctattctcacgattattctcccttaccttctgatgttttaaaagctatcaagcctatatacgaaggtcttagtaatgaaaatttactttcaagatgtgtaggtggattcaatcagaataataatgaaagctttaaccaactagtatggaaaatatgcccaaaaacggtaaatactagttttactgtcgtacaaatagctgcatacgttgctatgtgtatatttaatgagggtataaattcattattagtcttgatgaatacactaggacttaattgtgggcctaattctcatcggtatgcagaaagaatggatgctgcacgtatcaaagtagcagataagcgcgctaatgataacacccgagaaggtcgattgcaacgtaggcaccagcaaatcaatattttggaagctgctatgacggctgaagagctattatatggtccaggaatagatgactcagt atga
- the LOC130675202 gene encoding uncharacterized protein LOC130675202 isoform X2, with the protein MENMPKNVLMNTLGLNCGPNSHRYAERMDAARIKVADKRANDNTREGRLQRRHQQINILEAAMTAEELLYGPGIDDSV; encoded by the exons atggaaaatatgcccaaaaacg tcttgatgaatacactaggacttaattgtgggcctaattctcatcggtatgcagaaagaatggatgctgcacgtatcaaagtagcagataagcgcgctaatgataacacccgagaaggtcgattgcaacgtaggcaccagcaaatcaatattttggaagctgctatgacggctgaagagctattatatggtccaggaatagatgactcagt atga